One Gemmatimonadaceae bacterium DNA segment encodes these proteins:
- a CDS encoding glycosyltransferase, protein MRVLILGSRHPWRMEVAVQHALVRAGHQVEVFDDRRSARMVGHRLTQRRALRAAKRFRPDFVFLSKCHRLALETVAAIIAGVPNAMWFHDAPYHTELHRPEIAHYAAVGRLSEVFFVTGFVEEWRAHGLPAAFLPSAGALEITPVPADPAWRTDASFIGAGYDTSRAEFLMRLAKVHGVRVYGPGWEPWRDQLAWNGGEVAGDAFSRACTSAAFSLGILPKIAAGTTTYASDRMWMVMLAGGLYLGPRTPGLDAFLLDEEHCVWYDDIDDCIARMGRLLPDIERRAAIRASGEAFVRAHHTYDARVPFLLGRRGWENPLAARKPGG, encoded by the coding sequence TTGCGCGTCCTGATTCTGGGATCCCGCCATCCGTGGCGCATGGAAGTGGCCGTCCAGCACGCACTCGTTCGTGCCGGTCATCAGGTGGAGGTCTTCGATGACCGGCGATCTGCGCGGATGGTCGGTCACCGGCTCACGCAGCGCCGCGCCCTGCGGGCCGCCAAGCGGTTCCGCCCGGATTTCGTCTTCCTCTCCAAGTGCCATCGGCTCGCGCTGGAGACGGTGGCGGCGATCATTGCCGGGGTCCCGAACGCAATGTGGTTCCACGACGCGCCGTACCACACCGAGCTGCACCGTCCGGAGATCGCGCACTATGCCGCTGTCGGTCGCTTGTCCGAGGTGTTTTTCGTGACAGGCTTCGTCGAGGAATGGCGCGCACACGGGCTTCCTGCGGCCTTTCTTCCCTCGGCAGGCGCACTCGAGATCACTCCGGTGCCGGCGGATCCGGCGTGGCGCACGGACGCATCGTTCATTGGCGCGGGGTATGACACTTCCCGCGCGGAGTTCCTCATGCGCCTTGCCAAGGTCCACGGTGTGCGCGTGTACGGTCCGGGGTGGGAACCGTGGCGCGACCAGCTGGCGTGGAATGGGGGAGAAGTGGCGGGCGACGCGTTCTCCCGCGCGTGCACCAGCGCGGCGTTCTCCCTTGGCATCCTGCCAAAGATCGCCGCAGGAACCACGACGTATGCGTCGGACCGGATGTGGATGGTGATGCTCGCCGGCGGCCTCTACCTCGGTCCACGCACACCCGGGTTGGATGCGTTTTTGCTCGACGAGGAGCACTGCGTCTGGTACGACGACATCGACGACTGCATTGCGCGCATGGGTCGCCTCCTGCCAGACATCGAGCGTCGCGCGGCCATTCGTGCCTCAGGAGAGGCGTTCGTACGCGCCCATCACACCTATGACGCCCGCGTGCCGTTCCTGCTCGGGCGTCGGGGCTGGGAAAACCCGCTCGCTGCTCGGAAGCCCGGGGGCTGA
- a CDS encoding CHAT domain-containing protein, producing MRVMVWLLVVVGLAAGSRRLAAQPLTVLARARVQAAVDAVRHDSSAIRERAWRREMRSADPVVARLATLGVATLARRTYRYPESDALLASLLPRGATLDAIGVQASLARAASLVTRWRPVEAGAALEATRRGAIQIGDSVTEGEVLAIMATFAARSGHRDSVRRLMRDAVARVSAGSSQAALFKCTEASFLRGEALRTADTLVTEGTALARSLGDTLVLARCLLVRGTLDEAQGSITRSSGPIGEAIALLRASKDLEGLGSAQQWMAYTLIQYAQEFGSGRRLAEQAIANGRQAQAPLVVAWAGLNLAQVALRVGDAVAARRAALDAQAAFGRLGDRQGELASRGILADALMLAGDVPAALATYEAVARQIAQMGGTNALSPNLLRQAAGHIELGNLSRAERLVDSSVALATSTGVQGIVVSSQHYWRGLIESRRGRYDAAIERFLQFKRGVGPQASHLNLDADLRIAEAFARSGRFEAAESVFTRGSASLDRMRGRAASRGDVLRLLTGQRYDTDTDLGIATTVAEFVRVGRLEAAFRIAESERARWLWTQRARRDAMARTKPDRGPLDDRMIDARDVQAALEPRTVVVSYVTGRGGEPTTAFVISATQLRAVVLPPIDSMTSDVERFVALLEGGSPATALARSLGKRLLDSVMRALPAGVRELRLVPDGPLHHLPFDALMLADGSRLLDHVAISRSPSARLAVAPSRPVAGGRIVAYGDPIFDSRYHLARLPGSADEARAVVRAGGGRGEARLRLDARAPAFREDRFDGVGVLHLATHARVQDWGLIDNAVFLGATSDDDGRIGADDLASMSLGVGLVVLSGCRTVGGLVATGEGVQGLVAPLLEAGVGAVVVTHWDIRDRSLIALMEDLYRGLAAGMTTSEALARAKRSSMRRGDSPTVWASVSLVGDGTLRPLVRASAASADGLRSAAVDRRRIAR from the coding sequence ATGCGAGTTATGGTGTGGCTCCTGGTGGTCGTGGGCCTCGCCGCCGGGTCACGGCGGCTCGCGGCGCAGCCGCTCACCGTGTTGGCGCGAGCTCGGGTACAGGCGGCCGTCGACGCGGTGCGTCATGACTCGAGCGCGATTCGTGAACGCGCCTGGCGGCGCGAGATGCGGTCGGCCGACCCCGTCGTCGCAAGACTCGCGACGTTGGGCGTTGCCACGCTCGCACGGCGCACGTATCGCTACCCGGAGTCCGACGCGCTCCTGGCCTCGCTGCTCCCGCGTGGTGCGACGCTCGACGCCATCGGCGTGCAGGCGTCGCTTGCGCGGGCCGCATCTCTCGTTACGCGCTGGCGGCCTGTCGAGGCGGGGGCGGCGCTCGAGGCCACGCGACGGGGCGCGATCCAGATCGGCGATTCCGTGACCGAAGGCGAAGTGCTGGCGATCATGGCCACGTTCGCCGCCCGTTCCGGCCATCGCGATTCGGTGCGTCGTCTGATGCGCGACGCCGTCGCACGCGTGTCGGCCGGCTCCTCACAGGCCGCGCTCTTCAAGTGCACCGAAGCCTCGTTCCTGCGCGGGGAAGCCCTGCGGACGGCTGACACACTCGTCACCGAGGGAACCGCGCTCGCGCGATCCCTCGGCGACACGCTCGTGCTCGCGCGCTGCCTGCTGGTCCGCGGCACGCTGGACGAGGCGCAGGGATCCATCACGCGCAGCAGTGGCCCGATCGGCGAGGCCATCGCCCTGCTGCGTGCCTCGAAGGACCTCGAGGGCCTGGGTTCCGCGCAGCAATGGATGGCCTACACGCTCATTCAATACGCCCAGGAGTTCGGATCGGGCCGCCGCCTGGCGGAGCAGGCCATCGCCAACGGCCGGCAGGCCCAGGCGCCGCTCGTGGTGGCCTGGGCGGGTCTCAACCTCGCGCAGGTGGCGCTCCGTGTGGGGGACGCGGTCGCTGCCCGTCGTGCCGCGCTCGACGCTCAGGCGGCGTTCGGCCGCCTGGGTGATCGCCAGGGAGAACTGGCTTCGCGAGGCATCCTCGCGGATGCCCTCATGCTCGCGGGCGACGTGCCGGCCGCGCTGGCAACCTACGAAGCCGTGGCGCGCCAGATCGCGCAGATGGGTGGGACCAACGCGCTGAGCCCTAACCTTCTGCGGCAGGCGGCGGGCCACATCGAACTCGGCAACCTGTCGCGAGCAGAGCGCCTGGTCGATTCGTCGGTGGCGCTGGCCACGTCGACCGGCGTGCAGGGGATCGTCGTGAGTTCCCAGCATTACTGGCGCGGGCTGATCGAGTCACGTCGCGGGCGCTACGATGCCGCCATCGAGCGCTTCCTGCAGTTCAAGCGCGGCGTCGGGCCGCAGGCGTCCCACCTGAACCTCGATGCTGACCTCCGCATCGCCGAGGCCTTTGCCCGCTCTGGACGTTTCGAGGCCGCGGAATCGGTGTTTACGCGCGGCAGCGCATCACTGGACCGCATGCGGGGCCGCGCCGCCTCCCGGGGCGACGTCCTTCGACTCCTCACCGGCCAGCGCTACGACACCGACACGGACCTCGGCATCGCGACCACGGTCGCCGAGTTCGTTCGTGTTGGCCGGCTCGAGGCCGCCTTCAGAATCGCCGAATCGGAGCGCGCGCGCTGGCTGTGGACGCAGCGCGCGCGACGCGACGCCATGGCCCGCACGAAACCGGATCGCGGACCCCTGGACGACCGGATGATCGATGCACGCGACGTGCAGGCCGCGCTGGAACCGCGGACCGTGGTCGTGTCATACGTGACCGGGCGTGGTGGCGAGCCAACGACCGCCTTCGTGATCTCGGCGACGCAGCTGCGTGCCGTCGTGCTGCCGCCCATCGACTCGATGACCTCCGATGTCGAGCGCTTCGTCGCATTGCTCGAAGGCGGCAGTCCCGCCACCGCACTCGCGCGGTCACTCGGCAAGCGCCTGCTCGATTCCGTGATGCGCGCCTTGCCCGCCGGCGTGCGCGAACTCCGGCTCGTGCCCGACGGGCCGCTCCACCACCTGCCGTTTGACGCCCTCATGCTGGCCGATGGGTCGAGGCTCCTCGATCACGTGGCGATCAGCCGCTCGCCGTCCGCACGACTGGCCGTCGCGCCGTCGCGCCCGGTGGCCGGAGGGCGTATCGTGGCCTATGGCGACCCGATCTTCGATTCGCGCTATCACCTTGCTCGCCTTCCGGGATCGGCCGACGAGGCGCGCGCCGTCGTCCGCGCCGGCGGCGGCCGCGGTGAAGCACGACTTCGCCTCGACGCACGGGCGCCCGCCTTTCGCGAGGACCGCTTCGACGGCGTCGGGGTGCTGCATCTCGCGACCCATGCGCGAGTGCAGGACTGGGGGCTGATCGACAACGCGGTGTTTCTGGGCGCCACGTCGGACGACGACGGGCGGATCGGCGCCGACGATCTGGCCTCGATGTCCCTCGGCGTGGGACTCGTCGTGCTCAGCGGCTGTCGAACCGTCGGCGGACTCGTGGCCACCGGTGAAGGCGTTCAGGGACTCGTGGCGCCGTTGCTGGAGGCCGGCGTCGGCGCCGTCGTCGTGACGCACTGGGACATCCGCGACCGCTCGTTGATCGCCCTCATGGAGGATCTGTACCGAGGACTCGCCGCCGGCATGACCACGAGCGAGGCCCTGGCGCGGGCCAAGCGGTCGTCGATGCGGCGCGGGGATTCGCCGACGGTGTGGGCGTCCGTGAGTCTCGTTGGCGACGGGACCCTGCGACCGCTCGTCAGGGCGTCCGCGGCGTCAGCCGATGGACTTCGCTCCGCTGCCGTCGACCGTCGTCGTATCGCACGGTAA
- the groL gene encoding chaperonin GroEL (60 kDa chaperone family; promotes refolding of misfolded polypeptides especially under stressful conditions; forms two stacked rings of heptamers to form a barrel-shaped 14mer; ends can be capped by GroES; misfolded proteins enter the barrel where they are refolded when GroES binds), giving the protein MAAKDLHFNTDARAALKRGVDQLADAVKVTLGPKGRNVVIDKKFGAPTITKDGVTVAKEVELANPIENMGAQMVKEVATKTSDVAGDGTTTATVLAQAIYREGLKNVTAGSNPMSLKRGIEKATNAVVEELKKISVPTAGKKEIAQVASISANNDKEIGDLIADAMEKVGKDGVITVEEARGIETTLETVDGMQFDRGYISPYFVTDPDKMEAVLEDAVILIHDKKISAMKDLLPVLEKVAQQGRPLLIIAEDVEGEALATLVVNKLRGTLKVAAVKAPGFGDRRKAMLQDIAVLTNGQVVSDEVGFKLENTVVTDLGRAKRIVIDKDNTTIIDGNGESEKIQGRVKEIRSAIDKSTSDYDREKLQERLAKLAGGVAVINVGAATEAEMKEKKARVEDALHATRAAVEEGIVPGGGVALIRAQRALKGLKLEEHDEQIGVDIIKRAIEEPIRMIVANAGGEGSIVVEKVRSSKDDAFGYNALTDTYENLVQSGVIDPTKVTRYALQNAASIAGLLLTTEALIVEKKEDKPAAPAAPGGMGGMY; this is encoded by the coding sequence ATGGCTGCCAAGGATCTGCACTTCAACACGGACGCGCGCGCGGCCCTCAAGCGCGGCGTCGACCAGCTGGCCGATGCGGTCAAGGTCACGCTCGGCCCCAAGGGCCGGAACGTCGTCATCGACAAGAAGTTCGGCGCCCCGACCATCACCAAGGACGGCGTGACCGTCGCCAAGGAAGTCGAGCTGGCGAACCCGATCGAGAACATGGGCGCCCAGATGGTGAAGGAAGTCGCCACCAAGACGTCCGACGTCGCGGGTGACGGCACCACCACCGCCACGGTGCTCGCCCAGGCGATCTATCGTGAGGGCCTCAAGAACGTGACGGCCGGCTCCAACCCGATGTCGCTCAAGCGCGGTATCGAGAAGGCCACCAACGCGGTCGTCGAGGAACTCAAGAAGATCTCGGTCCCGACCGCCGGCAAGAAGGAGATCGCCCAGGTCGCGTCCATCTCCGCGAACAACGACAAGGAGATCGGTGACCTCATCGCCGACGCGATGGAGAAGGTCGGCAAGGATGGCGTGATCACGGTCGAAGAAGCCCGCGGCATCGAGACGACGCTCGAGACGGTCGACGGCATGCAGTTCGACCGCGGCTACATCTCGCCGTACTTCGTGACCGACCCGGACAAGATGGAGGCCGTTCTCGAAGACGCCGTCATCCTGATCCACGACAAGAAGATCTCCGCGATGAAGGACCTGCTTCCGGTCCTCGAGAAGGTCGCCCAGCAGGGCCGCCCGCTCCTCATCATCGCCGAGGACGTCGAGGGTGAGGCGCTGGCCACGCTCGTCGTGAACAAGCTCCGCGGCACGCTCAAGGTCGCCGCCGTCAAGGCGCCGGGCTTTGGTGATCGGCGCAAGGCGATGCTGCAGGACATCGCGGTGCTCACCAATGGTCAGGTCGTGTCCGACGAAGTGGGCTTCAAGCTCGAGAACACCGTCGTCACCGACCTTGGCCGCGCCAAGCGCATCGTGATCGACAAGGACAACACGACGATCATCGACGGCAACGGCGAGAGCGAGAAGATCCAGGGTCGCGTGAAGGAGATCCGCTCGGCGATCGACAAGAGCACGTCCGACTACGATCGCGAGAAGCTCCAGGAGCGTCTGGCCAAGCTCGCCGGTGGTGTTGCCGTGATCAACGTCGGCGCCGCGACCGAAGCCGAGATGAAGGAAAAGAAGGCGCGCGTCGAGGATGCGCTGCACGCGACCCGTGCGGCCGTCGAAGAAGGCATCGTCCCGGGTGGTGGCGTTGCCCTCATTCGTGCGCAGCGTGCGCTCAAGGGCCTCAAGCTCGAAGAGCACGACGAGCAGATCGGCGTGGACATCATCAAGCGCGCCATCGAGGAGCCGATTCGCATGATCGTCGCCAACGCCGGTGGCGAAGGCTCGATCGTCGTCGAGAAGGTTCGCAGCTCGAAGGATGACGCGTTCGGCTACAACGCCCTCACCGACACGTACGAGAACCTCGTGCAGTCGGGCGTCATCGATCCCACCAAGGTCACCCGCTACGCGCTGCAGAACGCGGCGTCGATCGCGGGCCTCCTCCTCACGACCGAAGCGCTGATCGTCGAGAAGAAGGAAGACAAGCCGGCGGCGCCTGCGGCGCCGGGCGGCATGGGCGGGATGTACTAG
- a CDS encoding sigma-70 family RNA polymerase sigma factor has protein sequence MSLPGGRPATAPTDSPARALSERIEALVVRWGGVIQRAARQYGLSAHDLDEVTQDVRVRLWNLIERDGMGADVNATYAWRAASSAAIDLVRRDRLSRSAATVAIDETVLPHAPDDSDLLERLDIAIASLPRSRRVAVRLHLDGASLAEVAVTLGWTSAQARNQVYRGLADLKRILTSDGSP, from the coding sequence ATGTCCCTGCCCGGCGGGCGCCCCGCCACCGCTCCAACAGACAGTCCGGCTCGCGCCCTCTCCGAACGCATCGAGGCCCTCGTCGTTCGGTGGGGTGGTGTCATTCAGCGCGCCGCTCGCCAGTACGGCCTCTCGGCCCACGACCTGGACGAGGTGACGCAGGATGTGCGCGTGCGCCTGTGGAACCTGATCGAGCGCGACGGCATGGGCGCGGATGTCAACGCGACCTACGCCTGGCGGGCCGCCTCGTCGGCGGCGATCGATCTCGTCAGGCGGGATCGACTCTCGAGATCCGCGGCGACCGTCGCGATCGACGAAACCGTGCTGCCGCACGCGCCTGACGACAGCGACCTGCTCGAGCGCCTCGACATCGCCATCGCTTCGCTGCCACGGTCGCGCCGGGTAGCCGTGCGCCTGCACCTGGACGGCGCCTCGCTGGCCGAGGTGGCGGTAACACTCGGTTGGACCAGCGCCCAGGCGCGCAATCAGGTGTACCGCGGCCTCGCGGACCTCAAGCGCATCCTCACCTCCGACGGGAGCCCGTGA
- a CDS encoding mannose-1-phosphate guanylyltransferase: MSRWVVVLAGGVGSRFWPLSTPARPKQLLPLVTATPLLRETLDRLREVADAAHTLILTNASLVPAIRELASEIPTDNIIAEPRPAGTAGALTWAANHIARRDPDGTMISVHADWSVGDPASFCRALQRAADLAEQQGALITVGIVPSRPETGFGYIAPGAVVEGDARRVDRFVEKPDAATAELMVAKGYLWNSGIFVWRVGDFLDEVRALTPEVAPALAAHPNDIGTFFGAVQSIAVDVGVLERSRRVLVIPGEFGWDDVGTWAALRRVRALDAHGNAAVGPAFAVDAAGNVVHAEGGDVVLFGVSNLIVVSRPGLTLVTTMEDAANLKTLIERLPAEVRERA, from the coding sequence ATGAGTCGTTGGGTCGTCGTTCTCGCTGGCGGGGTCGGTTCGCGTTTCTGGCCCCTGAGCACACCGGCGCGCCCCAAACAGCTGTTGCCGCTCGTCACCGCGACGCCGTTGCTGCGCGAGACCCTCGATCGACTCCGCGAGGTCGCCGACGCGGCGCACACACTGATCCTCACCAACGCGTCGCTCGTGCCCGCGATCCGGGAACTCGCCAGCGAGATTCCCACCGACAACATCATCGCCGAGCCGCGACCGGCCGGTACCGCGGGCGCGCTGACGTGGGCAGCGAACCACATCGCCCGTCGCGATCCGGACGGAACGATGATCAGCGTGCATGCCGACTGGTCGGTCGGCGATCCCGCGAGCTTTTGTCGCGCGCTTCAGCGCGCCGCCGACCTGGCCGAGCAGCAGGGAGCGCTCATCACCGTAGGTATCGTCCCGTCGCGGCCCGAGACCGGCTTCGGCTACATCGCACCGGGCGCTGTGGTCGAAGGCGACGCTCGTCGCGTCGATCGCTTCGTCGAGAAACCGGACGCGGCTACGGCCGAGCTCATGGTCGCGAAGGGCTACCTGTGGAACTCGGGCATTTTCGTCTGGCGGGTCGGCGACTTTCTGGATGAAGTCAGGGCGCTCACGCCGGAAGTCGCCCCCGCGCTCGCGGCGCATCCGAACGACATCGGCACGTTCTTTGGCGCCGTGCAGTCCATCGCGGTGGACGTGGGGGTGCTCGAGCGCAGCAGACGCGTGCTGGTGATTCCCGGTGAGTTCGGGTGGGACGACGTGGGCACGTGGGCCGCCCTGCGGCGCGTCCGCGCGCTCGATGCGCACGGCAATGCGGCGGTAGGGCCCGCATTCGCTGTCGACGCCGCCGGCAACGTGGTGCACGCCGAAGGCGGTGATGTCGTACTGTTCGGGGTGAGCAACCTGATCGTTGTTTCACGACCCGGACTGACACTGGTCACCACCATGGAAGACGCGGCCAATCTGAAGACCCTGATCGAGCGCCTGCCGGCTGAGGTTCGGGAGCGAGCGTGA
- the groES gene encoding co-chaperone GroES: MATKNAAATKIAPLADRVVVRALEETETMRGGLYIPDTAKEKPQQGEIVAVGPGRFEDGKRVPLDCKVGDKVLYGKYSGTEVAVEGEQYLILRESDVLAVIN, translated from the coding sequence ATGGCGACGAAGAACGCCGCAGCGACGAAGATTGCGCCGCTCGCTGACCGCGTGGTGGTGAGGGCACTGGAGGAGACCGAGACGATGCGGGGTGGCTTGTACATCCCGGACACCGCCAAGGAGAAGCCGCAGCAGGGTGAGATCGTGGCCGTCGGGCCGGGCCGCTTCGAAGACGGCAAGCGTGTGCCGCTCGATTGCAAGGTCGGGGACAAGGTGCTGTACGGGAAGTACTCCGGCACCGAAGTCGCGGTCGAAGGCGAACAGTACCTCATCCTCCGCGAGAGCGACGTGCTCGCGGTGATCAACTGA
- a CDS encoding roadblock/LC7 domain-containing protein translates to MLGPTMANGRLPTIRELVATLAQRDGVDAVVLLGRDGMVIDGRAHGGADLDPLAAHVPPLVATAADLSATSGRGGLVTAVLEYERGYAVVTTLAADTMLLVLVHPMANLGALIADLRRHRGNIASII, encoded by the coding sequence ATGCTTGGTCCCACCATGGCCAATGGCCGGTTGCCCACCATTCGAGAACTCGTCGCCACGCTGGCCCAGCGCGATGGCGTGGATGCAGTCGTACTCCTCGGCCGCGACGGGATGGTGATCGACGGCCGGGCACACGGCGGCGCCGACCTGGATCCGCTCGCCGCGCACGTACCACCCCTGGTGGCCACAGCGGCGGACCTCAGTGCCACGAGCGGTCGCGGCGGACTGGTGACCGCCGTGCTCGAGTATGAGCGCGGATACGCGGTGGTGACCACGCTCGCGGCCGACACGATGCTGCTGGTGCTGGTGCATCCGATGGCCAACCTCGGTGCGCTCATCGCCGACCTGCGGCGGCACCGCGGAAACATCGCGTCCATCATCTGA
- a CDS encoding MBL fold metallo-hydrolase: MNVTILGTGSRGNAIVVECDGDRVLVDAGFPARTLAQRLRATGHPPESISALILTHAHGDHACGARVAARRYGWTVYATPGTIHELPELAVTKPVPISPRETLLLDTMVVSSVRIPHDCLEPVAVAIESRRTGARCGIAYDLGHAPASVERALSQVDALVLESNHDEDMLRNGPYPRSVQRRISGGRGHLSNRAAARMARNLAHHGLRHVVLAHVSAQNNTAAAAHGAVSAALHRTPFRGDLTVAGQDAATSFTVERARRAEQMNLFGR; encoded by the coding sequence GTGAACGTCACCATCCTCGGAACCGGGAGCCGAGGCAACGCGATCGTGGTCGAGTGTGATGGCGACCGCGTCCTCGTGGACGCCGGGTTCCCGGCGCGCACCCTGGCCCAACGCCTGCGGGCGACGGGCCACCCGCCCGAATCGATCTCGGCGCTGATCCTCACGCACGCGCACGGCGATCACGCGTGTGGCGCGCGCGTCGCGGCCCGACGCTATGGCTGGACCGTGTACGCGACGCCCGGGACCATCCACGAGCTGCCGGAACTCGCGGTGACGAAGCCTGTCCCGATCTCTCCGCGCGAGACGCTGCTGCTGGATACGATGGTCGTGTCGAGCGTTCGCATTCCGCACGACTGTCTCGAGCCCGTGGCGGTGGCGATCGAGAGCCGCCGCACGGGCGCACGGTGCGGAATCGCGTATGACCTGGGGCACGCCCCGGCCTCGGTGGAGCGCGCGCTCTCGCAGGTCGATGCACTGGTCCTGGAGAGCAACCACGACGAGGACATGCTGCGCAACGGCCCGTATCCGAGGTCGGTGCAGCGACGCATCAGCGGGGGACGCGGCCATCTGAGCAACCGGGCCGCGGCGCGGATGGCGCGCAACCTCGCGCACCACGGGCTGCGCCACGTGGTGCTGGCCCACGTGAGTGCGCAGAACAACACCGCCGCAGCGGCTCACGGGGCCGTGTCGGCCGCGCTCCATCGCACGCCGTTCCGTGGCGACCTCACGGTGGCCGGTCAGGATGCGGCCACGTCCTTCACCGTGGAGCGGGCACGACGCGCGGAACAGATGAACCTCTTCGGGCGGTAA
- a CDS encoding SulP family inorganic anion transporter translates to MSPTPHVTLDERSANWTPRFRDSWRSDVGASVVVLLVALPLCLGIALASGAPLFAGIVTGVVGGLVVGFASGSHLMVSGPAAGLTAIVLGAISTLGSFQAFLTAVVIAGVLQIALGLLRAGVIGYYFPNAVIRGMLCGIGVIIILKQLPHAVGYDADFEGDQAFQQANNENTFSAIGHALSRIETGALLLSLLALGILIVWDRPFMKRFALVPGALVAVILGVVINAVFIANGSDMALGAERLVTLPVISSMADLRAALSAPDWSILGSAAVWTAGGTIAVIASLETLLSLEATDRMDPLKREAPANRELVAQGIGNTICGLVGGIPMTGVIVRSSANVYAGAKTRASAILHGGLLVIAVLAIPMVLNRIPLAVLAAILVHTGVKLAHPRQLRYFLSKGFHQWLPFLATTIGILLTDLLVGISIGLATSLVFILLEHLQSPSFAVVAEEGTVTRLRLNEHLTFLSKANLSTRLQQVPPGSTLEIDGSGVKRLDHDAAEVLREFHASAKERRIDVRLIGLDGALSTGGLAH, encoded by the coding sequence ATGTCTCCGACTCCCCACGTGACGCTGGACGAACGCAGCGCCAACTGGACGCCACGCTTTCGCGATTCATGGCGCTCGGACGTCGGGGCGTCGGTCGTCGTGCTTCTCGTCGCCCTTCCCCTCTGCCTCGGCATCGCGCTGGCGTCCGGGGCCCCGCTCTTCGCTGGCATCGTGACCGGCGTGGTCGGGGGCCTGGTCGTCGGCTTCGCCTCGGGTTCACACCTGATGGTCAGTGGGCCGGCCGCGGGCCTCACCGCCATCGTGCTGGGGGCGATCAGCACGCTCGGTTCGTTCCAGGCCTTTCTCACCGCGGTGGTCATCGCCGGCGTCCTGCAGATCGCGCTTGGCCTGCTGCGCGCCGGGGTCATCGGCTACTACTTCCCGAATGCCGTGATCCGCGGAATGCTCTGCGGCATCGGCGTCATCATCATCCTCAAGCAGCTGCCACACGCCGTCGGCTACGACGCAGACTTCGAGGGCGACCAGGCGTTCCAGCAGGCCAACAACGAGAACACGTTCTCCGCAATCGGCCATGCGCTCAGTCGCATCGAGACCGGGGCCCTGCTGCTGAGCCTCCTCGCCCTGGGCATCCTGATCGTGTGGGATCGCCCCTTCATGAAGCGGTTCGCCCTCGTCCCGGGTGCGCTGGTCGCGGTGATCCTTGGCGTGGTCATCAACGCGGTCTTCATCGCCAACGGCTCGGACATGGCGCTGGGCGCCGAGCGCCTGGTGACGCTCCCGGTGATCTCGTCGATGGCCGACCTGCGCGCCGCGCTGAGCGCGCCGGACTGGTCGATTCTTGGCTCGGCGGCCGTGTGGACGGCCGGCGGCACCATCGCGGTGATCGCTTCACTGGAAACGCTGCTCAGCCTCGAGGCGACGGACCGCATGGACCCGCTCAAGCGCGAAGCGCCGGCGAACCGGGAACTCGTGGCTCAGGGTATCGGCAACACCATCTGCGGCCTCGTAGGTGGGATCCCGATGACCGGAGTCATCGTGCGCAGTTCGGCTAACGTGTACGCCGGCGCGAAGACGCGCGCCTCGGCGATCCTCCACGGTGGGCTGTTGGTCATCGCGGTCCTCGCGATTCCCATGGTCCTGAATCGGATCCCGCTGGCCGTGCTTGCAGCGATCCTCGTGCACACGGGCGTCAAGCTGGCGCACCCTCGACAGCTCAGGTACTTCCTCTCGAAGGGATTTCATCAGTGGCTGCCGTTCCTTGCCACGACCATTGGCATCCTGCTCACCGACCTGCTGGTCGGCATCTCCATCGGCCTTGCCACGAGCCTGGTGTTCATCCTGCTCGAGCACCTGCAATCGCCGAGTTTTGCCGTGGTCGCCGAAGAGGGAACGGTCACGCGACTGCGCCTGAATGAGCACCTGACGTTCCTGTCGAAGGCGAATCTCTCGACCCGCCTGCAGCAGGTTCCGCCAGGGAGCACGCTCGAGATCGACGGAAGCGGCGTGAAGCGACTGGACCACGACGCCGCCGAAGTGCTCCGCGAGTTCCACGCGTCGGCAAAGGAACGACGCATCGACGTCCGGCTCATCGGGCTGGACGGAGCCCTCAGCACCGGTGGCCTGGCGCACTAG